One part of the Acinetobacter sp. XS-4 genome encodes these proteins:
- a CDS encoding 5-carboxymethyl-2-hydroxymuconate Delta-isomerase, which produces MPHVVVDYSDNLTGLNAKQLLEEINTILIETELFSPEDIKSRARKDDVFLIGLGTDQAYIHVKAYILSGRTAEQKQLIGDQVLTVISQKNYLQEDVNQPIQLCVELIDMPREDYFKQVV; this is translated from the coding sequence ATGCCGCACGTTGTAGTTGATTATTCAGATAATTTAACTGGATTAAACGCAAAACAATTACTTGAAGAAATTAATACCATACTGATTGAGACAGAGCTATTTAGTCCAGAAGACATCAAAAGCCGTGCGCGTAAAGATGATGTTTTTCTCATTGGCTTAGGGACTGATCAAGCTTATATTCATGTAAAAGCCTATATTTTGTCAGGAAGAACTGCTGAACAAAAACAGCTTATTGGTGATCAGGTATTAACTGTAATTAGTCAGAAAAATTATTTGCAAGAAGACGTTAATCAGCCAATCCAGTTGTGTGTTGAGCTCATTGACATGCCAAGAGAAGATTATTTCAAGCAAGTTGTATAA
- a CDS encoding AraC family transcriptional regulator — translation MAVYTQKLQLVCDYIQRHLDEDLDVDQLSQIAALSKFHFHRIFAIHIGLNMMKFIQLSRLKRASFQLAFEPELKIIEIALQAGFDSPEAFTRAFKRSFDQTPRAFRDKPDWESWHQKFVFTIPKSELKMNVNIVERPAEKIAYLSHLGSPDKVFETAARFIAWRKETGLSPVTKSRTYGIPFADPEQTPSDEFRFDIAGSIEKAVTENSYGVETGEIPAGRYATVRHLGSHDQIKDSVYYIFRNWLPEQPEEAGEYPVFFHYHNFVHDVKECDLITDIYLLLK, via the coding sequence ATGGCTGTATATACACAAAAGCTGCAACTGGTTTGCGATTATATTCAAAGACATTTAGATGAAGATTTAGATGTTGACCAATTAAGCCAGATTGCGGCCTTATCTAAGTTTCATTTTCATCGTATTTTTGCCATTCATATTGGCCTAAATATGATGAAATTTATTCAACTTTCTCGTTTAAAGCGGGCCTCTTTTCAATTGGCTTTTGAACCTGAACTCAAGATTATTGAGATTGCATTACAAGCTGGGTTTGATAGTCCTGAGGCATTTACTCGTGCATTTAAGCGTTCATTTGATCAAACTCCTCGGGCTTTTAGAGATAAACCAGACTGGGAATCTTGGCACCAGAAGTTTGTTTTTACGATTCCAAAAAGTGAGCTAAAAATGAATGTAAATATTGTTGAGCGTCCTGCTGAAAAGATTGCCTATCTATCGCATTTAGGTAGTCCTGATAAAGTCTTTGAAACGGCTGCACGTTTTATTGCTTGGCGCAAAGAAACAGGTTTATCGCCTGTGACCAAGTCTAGAACTTATGGTATTCCGTTTGCTGACCCTGAGCAGACTCCGTCTGACGAGTTTCGATTTGACATTGCTGGGTCAATTGAAAAGGCTGTAACTGAAAATAGTTACGGCGTAGAAACAGGGGAAATTCCTGCGGGTCGTTATGCGACCGTAAGACATTTGGGTAGCCATGACCAGATTAAAGATAGTGTCTATTACATCTTTAGAAACTGGTTACCTGAGCAACCTGAAGAAGCAGGGGAATATCCAGTTTTCTTTCACTATCACAACTTTGTGCATGATGTGAAAGAATGTGACCTTATTACAGATATCTACTTACTTTTAAAGTGA
- a CDS encoding helix-turn-helix domain-containing protein: protein MKQETALKLLKAGENVFLTGSAGAGKTYTLNQYIQYLKARKVPVAITASTGIAATHMNGMTIHTWAGIGIKDQLTDDDLKRMKERKYLKEHLENAQVLVIDEISMLHAKQLNLVNQVLKYFKESDEAFGGIQVIVAGDFFQLPPVGRNSEANRDKFCFMSDAWVEAKFRVCYLTEQHRQDDEILNQILNAIRAQNIQSDHLHALRQSRSHDIGETFTRLYTHNMDVDNINYQHLNEIDNEGHQFNAVLDGNEKLVETLKSSVRAPEELTLKKHAKVMFVKNNFDMGYINGSLGEVIGFEEDDENGLLPKVKLTDGTTLLVAPETWSVENEAGKVIASFQQIPLRLAWAITIHKSQGMTLEAAEINLMNTFEKGQGYVALSRLKSLTGLKLLGINEQALELDSLAVKADRRFQELSKEAEDNFANVDLTAQHKAFIRHCGGTLNETEISRNEKKIAKGGKQNYATATLDETRALFEEGYEIEDIAHERGLTPATIINHLARLHKEQKLDISVAHPGEEVVEEIRKIYKKLKKRQNPDHFSDDGSIKLRPIVEATSPRMGYDQVRLALLFIE, encoded by the coding sequence ATGAAACAGGAAACTGCGCTTAAACTGCTTAAAGCAGGTGAAAATGTCTTTTTAACCGGTTCGGCTGGTGCAGGGAAAACCTATACACTTAATCAGTACATCCAATATCTAAAAGCACGTAAAGTGCCAGTAGCAATTACGGCATCTACAGGTATTGCTGCAACGCATATGAACGGTATGACCATTCATACATGGGCTGGCATCGGTATTAAAGATCAGTTAACTGACGATGACCTAAAACGCATGAAAGAGCGTAAATATCTCAAGGAACATCTTGAAAACGCGCAAGTTCTCGTCATCGATGAAATTTCGATGTTGCATGCGAAGCAGCTTAATCTGGTCAATCAGGTTTTAAAATATTTTAAAGAAAGTGATGAAGCTTTTGGCGGTATTCAAGTTATTGTTGCTGGAGATTTCTTTCAGTTGCCACCCGTTGGGCGTAATAGTGAAGCCAATCGTGACAAGTTCTGTTTTATGTCTGATGCATGGGTCGAAGCCAAATTTCGCGTATGTTATTTAACAGAACAGCACCGCCAAGATGATGAAATTCTTAACCAGATTTTAAATGCCATTCGTGCGCAGAATATTCAATCAGATCATTTACACGCCTTACGTCAATCACGCTCTCATGATATTGGTGAGACTTTTACTCGTCTTTATACGCACAATATGGATGTCGACAATATCAATTATCAGCACTTAAATGAAATTGATAATGAAGGGCATCAATTTAATGCAGTTTTAGATGGTAATGAAAAACTAGTAGAAACTTTAAAATCTTCGGTACGCGCACCAGAAGAGCTCACTTTAAAGAAACATGCAAAAGTCATGTTTGTCAAAAACAACTTTGATATGGGATATATCAACGGGAGTTTAGGTGAAGTTATTGGCTTTGAGGAAGATGATGAAAATGGCTTATTACCAAAAGTAAAACTAACCGATGGCACGACATTGCTCGTTGCCCCTGAAACATGGTCAGTTGAAAATGAAGCAGGCAAAGTGATTGCAAGTTTTCAACAAATTCCACTTCGTTTGGCATGGGCGATTACCATTCATAAAAGCCAAGGCATGACTTTAGAAGCTGCTGAAATTAACCTGATGAATACCTTTGAAAAAGGTCAGGGTTATGTAGCATTGTCGCGCTTAAAATCTTTAACTGGTCTAAAGTTATTAGGGATTAATGAGCAAGCTTTAGAGTTAGATAGTCTAGCTGTAAAAGCCGATCGTCGTTTTCAAGAGCTTTCTAAAGAAGCTGAAGACAACTTTGCAAATGTAGATTTAACTGCTCAGCATAAAGCCTTTATTCGTCACTGTGGCGGCACTTTAAATGAAACTGAGATTTCTCGTAATGAGAAAAAAATCGCAAAAGGTGGAAAGCAAAATTACGCTACGGCAACGCTAGACGAGACACGTGCGTTGTTTGAAGAAGGCTACGAAATTGAAGATATCGCGCATGAGCGTGGTCTGACACCAGCAACGATCATTAATCATTTGGCTCGACTTCATAAAGAACAAAAACTAGATATTTCGGTTGCCCATCCGGGTGAAGAAGTGGTCGAAGAGATTCGTAAAATTTATAAAAAACTGAAAAAGCGTCAAAATCCAGATCATTTTTCTGATGACGGTTCAATCAAACTAAGACCAATTGTTGAAGCAACCAGTCCTCGAATGGGATATGATCAGGTTCGATTAGCTTTATTATTTATTGAGTAA